In the genome of Solidesulfovibrio sp., one region contains:
- a CDS encoding lysophospholipid acyltransferase family protein — protein MESVDRSRVFALKPPFGGTLARQAVAVAEPFLARLLSLRPIVDLYRSLPRDLAGGAFVEAVLEAMDVRVRVAAEELERIPKTGPVLVVANHPFGGLEGLVLAKMLLAVRPDARIMANFLLSRIPELRELFVFVDPFGGLAATGGNVRPLKESLRVLRAGGLLGVFPAGAVAHPRWQNGRPAVADPAWSTTVARLARKTEATVVPVHFKGRNSALFQVLGLVHPLLRTAMLPREFANKAGATVEARVGNPITPRRLARVSACEAEADTCITRYLRLRTELLRDRPDRPRRRPPLFPQKGVRRQEALIAPASPRLLADEIAALPPGAVLHQSGEFAVIEAKAARIPLALREIGRLRELTFRRVGEGTGKSCDLDGFDPFYRHLFLWNIEKREIAGAYRVGRTDELLAAKGPQGLYTSTLFVLKAAFFSRISPALEMGRSFVRPEYQKSYAPLLLLWKGLAQMVVREPRYRVLFGPVSITNDYKHASRRLMASYFADNVTNPNLARLVRPKTPLRGQGWLARAAKTLVDDLDDLLALIDDIEADRKGIPVLLRQYLKLGGKVLAFNVDKGFADCLDGLIVVDLLQADCRQLERYMGKDGLAAFTAYHAGKGDDGAGEVTEVCA, from the coding sequence ATGGAATCCGTCGACCGCTCCCGTGTGTTTGCCCTCAAACCGCCCTTTGGCGGCACGCTCGCCCGCCAGGCCGTGGCCGTGGCCGAACCGTTCCTGGCGCGGCTGTTGTCGCTGCGCCCCATCGTGGACCTCTACCGATCCCTGCCCCGGGACCTGGCCGGCGGCGCCTTCGTCGAGGCCGTGCTCGAGGCCATGGACGTGCGGGTCCGCGTGGCGGCCGAGGAACTGGAACGCATTCCCAAAACCGGCCCCGTGCTGGTGGTGGCCAACCACCCCTTCGGCGGCCTCGAAGGGCTCGTTTTGGCCAAGATGCTCCTGGCCGTGCGGCCGGACGCCCGGATCATGGCCAATTTCCTGCTCTCGCGCATTCCGGAGCTCCGCGAGCTGTTCGTGTTCGTCGATCCCTTCGGCGGCCTGGCGGCCACGGGAGGCAATGTCAGGCCGCTCAAGGAGAGCTTGCGCGTGCTGCGCGCGGGCGGCCTGCTCGGCGTCTTCCCGGCCGGGGCCGTGGCCCATCCGCGCTGGCAAAACGGTCGGCCGGCCGTGGCCGACCCGGCCTGGAGCACCACCGTGGCCAGGCTTGCCCGCAAAACCGAGGCCACCGTGGTGCCCGTCCACTTCAAGGGCCGCAACAGCGCCCTGTTCCAGGTTCTGGGCCTGGTCCACCCGCTGCTGCGAACGGCCATGCTGCCCCGGGAATTCGCCAACAAGGCCGGCGCCACCGTGGAAGCCCGGGTGGGCAACCCCATCACGCCCAGGCGGCTGGCCCGGGTCTCGGCCTGCGAGGCCGAGGCGGACACCTGCATCACCCGCTACCTGCGCCTGCGCACGGAACTGCTGCGCGACCGGCCCGACCGGCCGCGCCGCCGGCCGCCGCTTTTTCCCCAAAAAGGGGTCCGCCGGCAGGAGGCGCTCATCGCGCCGGCCTCCCCCAGGCTCCTGGCCGACGAGATCGCCGCGTTGCCGCCCGGGGCCGTGCTGCACCAAAGCGGCGAATTCGCCGTCATCGAGGCCAAGGCCGCCCGGATTCCCCTGGCCCTGCGCGAAATCGGCCGGCTGCGCGAACTGACCTTCCGCCGCGTGGGCGAGGGCACGGGCAAGTCCTGCGACCTCGACGGTTTCGACCCCTTCTACCGCCACCTGTTTTTGTGGAACATCGAAAAACGCGAAATCGCCGGCGCCTACCGCGTGGGCCGCACCGACGAGCTGCTGGCGGCCAAGGGGCCGCAAGGGCTCTACACCAGCACGCTGTTCGTGCTCAAGGCAGCCTTCTTTAGCCGCATCAGCCCGGCGCTGGAAATGGGCCGCTCCTTCGTGCGGCCGGAATACCAGAAAAGCTACGCGCCGCTGCTGCTTCTGTGGAAGGGCCTGGCCCAAATGGTCGTGCGCGAACCGCGCTACCGCGTCCTTTTCGGCCCGGTGAGCATCACCAACGACTACAAGCACGCTTCCCGGCGGCTTATGGCCAGCTACTTCGCGGACAACGTCACCAACCCCAACCTGGCCCGTCTGGTGCGGCCCAAGACACCCCTTCGCGGCCAAGGCTGGCTGGCCCGGGCGGCCAAGACCCTGGTCGACGACCTCGACGACCTGCTGGCGCTCATCGACGACATCGAAGCCGACCGCAAGGGCATCCCGGTGCTGTTGCGCCAATACCTCAAGCTCGGCGGCAAGGTGCTGGCCTTCAACGTGGACAAGGGCTTCGCCGACTGCCTCGACGGGCTCATCGTCGTGGACCTGCTGCAAGCCGACTGCCGCCAGCTCGAACGCTACATGGGCAAGGACGGTCTGGCCGCGTTTACGGCCTACCATGCCGGGAAGGGCGACGATGGCGCAGGCGAAGTGACAGAGGTTTGCGCCTAG
- a CDS encoding DegT/DnrJ/EryC1/StrS family aminotransferase — MQVEFYRHSLEQQDLDNVLSVLRSVFLTSGPVGATFESKFAAYTGLPHVVGLSSCSGAMHLALLALGLAPGDEVITTPMTFIATSTVVMHCGAKPVYVDVEPDTGLLDASKVAAAVTPRTKGILPVHLYGAMCDMQALAAIAEAHKLFLVEDCAHAIECSRDGVRPGELSQAACYSFYATKNLTCGEGGAIACHDGELARLSRQLANHGMSKNASGRYHGKYEHWDMVAEGWKYNLDDIRAALLVDQLDRLGGLHARRLEIVARYDAGFAGAPGIVRPRVPGVSAHHLYTLWVDPDRRDAILHALKERGVGVAVNYRAIHTLTFLRQALGHAPEDFPEADRIGRSTITLPLYPKLTDAQIDYVIEAVRDVAR, encoded by the coding sequence ATGCAGGTTGAATTCTACCGCCACAGCTTGGAGCAACAAGACCTCGACAACGTCCTGTCCGTCCTGCGCTCGGTCTTTCTGACCTCCGGGCCGGTCGGGGCCACCTTCGAGTCGAAATTCGCCGCCTACACCGGCCTGCCCCACGTGGTGGGCCTGTCGTCCTGTTCCGGGGCCATGCACCTGGCCCTTCTGGCCCTGGGCCTGGCCCCGGGCGACGAGGTCATCACCACGCCCATGACCTTCATCGCCACCTCCACGGTCGTCATGCACTGCGGGGCGAAGCCCGTGTACGTCGACGTGGAGCCCGACACGGGGCTGCTCGACGCGTCCAAGGTGGCCGCCGCCGTCACGCCGCGCACCAAGGGCATCCTGCCGGTGCACCTCTACGGAGCCATGTGCGACATGCAGGCCCTGGCCGCCATCGCCGAGGCCCACAAGCTTTTCCTCGTCGAGGACTGCGCCCACGCCATCGAGTGCTCGCGCGACGGCGTGCGCCCGGGCGAACTGTCCCAGGCGGCCTGCTACAGCTTCTACGCCACCAAAAACCTGACCTGCGGCGAGGGCGGGGCCATCGCCTGCCACGACGGGGAACTGGCCAGGCTGTCGCGCCAACTGGCCAACCACGGCATGAGCAAGAACGCCTCGGGCCGCTACCACGGCAAGTACGAGCACTGGGACATGGTGGCCGAGGGCTGGAAGTACAACCTCGACGACATCCGGGCGGCCCTGCTCGTGGACCAGCTCGACCGGCTGGGCGGCCTGCACGCCCGGCGGCTGGAGATCGTGGCCCGCTACGACGCCGGTTTCGCCGGCGCGCCGGGCATCGTCCGGCCGCGCGTGCCGGGTGTGTCGGCCCATCACCTCTACACGCTGTGGGTCGACCCCGACCGCCGCGACGCCATCCTGCACGCGCTCAAGGAGCGCGGCGTGGGCGTGGCCGTCAACTACCGGGCCATCCACACCCTGACCTTCCTGCGCCAGGCCCTGGGCCACGCGCCCGAGGACTTTCCCGAGGCCGACCGCATCGGCCGTTCGACCATCACCCTGCCCCTGTACCCGAAGCTTACGGACGCGCAGATCGACTACGTCATCGAGGCCGTGCGCGACGTGGCCCGGTAG
- a CDS encoding DUF2079 domain-containing protein, with translation MPDIHAPASLPVATGNRGFGGAVFFGLFAVLAVMACLKYLALHSTVFDLGVFLSNLYSLHTYGQWWRAFLGHAQPLLPVYAQLYRLVPDQAAPLVLLTVQALALALPALLAGRRYGLLAAASYALYYPVWTNGLFDFHLDHLLIPILFAFLAAATSGRILLAFVLGLLPALVKEPYALTTVFCGLYLLLFGEGKRAGWGLVVIGALYFHAATTYVVPFCTVDGGLGAQSGAYAWLGGGPGAALVTMAKHPLTVLAEVFGVPGKWKYLGFLFGALLFFPFFRPKLLLPAVPALVLSLLSTHPSYYGWANHYTAGAAGVLFFGYCEVLGPVRILARQSGVGARRFGLALFGVLGLLHVALAPSPVSRLFWTSDSFAFSMDAYEPTARDAAILAEMLKSVPRDPAMAVVSQNTLNWGALAERLDYNSFPLGVFEPHPVRDLATASWADFWRFVRTGQAPDLPVRSWQAQYVILDLTRPWFVLDRGCEFAAGACRDEDVAREFNAQVIRARQELETVYDQGGFLILRRPQPVASPQPAPVAPSGDAALPPPTAPSPAAPEGAPSPGMPAAPGAPAVPAAPGATTAPSGGPGASTPAPAAPDGVSPQPQPAPGATAVQPAAPGTDVPPGAGEVEVEILDRFPSNYPGRKAKLAPQPAPAPEAPPQSPPQSGVEAAPSPEAVSPEGQPAPARKRPRRHEAPAVETAPGPEAGALTAPQGEAPDVPEAAPKKERRSRRHKEPVEIPVPAPAEGGERAPAP, from the coding sequence ATGCCTGACATCCACGCCCCCGCTTCCCTGCCTGTCGCCACCGGCAACCGGGGATTCGGCGGGGCGGTCTTTTTCGGGCTGTTCGCCGTGCTGGCCGTCATGGCCTGCCTCAAATACCTGGCCCTGCATTCCACGGTCTTCGACCTGGGCGTGTTTTTGTCCAACCTCTATTCGCTGCACACCTACGGCCAGTGGTGGCGGGCCTTTCTCGGCCATGCCCAGCCCTTGCTGCCCGTCTACGCCCAGCTCTACCGCCTGGTGCCCGACCAGGCCGCGCCGCTGGTGCTGTTGACGGTCCAGGCGCTGGCCCTGGCCCTGCCGGCGCTGTTGGCCGGGCGGCGCTACGGCCTGCTCGCCGCCGCAAGCTACGCCCTGTATTACCCGGTCTGGACCAACGGCCTGTTCGATTTCCACCTCGACCATCTGCTCATCCCGATCCTGTTCGCCTTTCTGGCCGCCGCCACCTCCGGCCGCATCCTGCTGGCCTTCGTCCTGGGGCTCCTGCCGGCCCTGGTCAAGGAGCCCTACGCCCTGACCACGGTCTTTTGCGGCCTCTATCTGCTGCTTTTCGGCGAGGGCAAGCGGGCGGGCTGGGGCCTGGTGGTCATCGGGGCGCTCTATTTCCACGCCGCCACCACCTATGTCGTGCCCTTTTGCACTGTCGACGGCGGCCTTGGCGCCCAAAGCGGCGCCTATGCCTGGCTGGGCGGGGGGCCGGGCGCGGCCCTGGTCACCATGGCCAAGCATCCGCTGACGGTGTTGGCCGAGGTCTTCGGCGTGCCCGGCAAGTGGAAGTATCTGGGCTTTTTGTTCGGGGCGCTGCTTTTTTTTCCGTTTTTCCGGCCCAAGCTCCTGCTGCCGGCCGTGCCCGCCCTGGTCCTCTCCCTGCTGTCCACCCACCCGAGCTACTATGGCTGGGCCAACCACTACACGGCCGGCGCGGCCGGGGTGCTTTTTTTCGGCTACTGCGAGGTGCTGGGGCCGGTGCGTATCCTGGCCCGCCAGTCGGGAGTCGGCGCGCGGCGGTTCGGCCTGGCGCTTTTCGGCGTCCTGGGCCTGCTTCACGTGGCCCTGGCCCCGTCGCCGGTTTCCCGGCTGTTCTGGACCAGCGACAGCTTCGCCTTTTCCATGGACGCCTACGAGCCCACGGCCCGGGACGCGGCCATTTTGGCCGAGATGCTCAAATCCGTGCCCCGCGACCCGGCCATGGCCGTGGTGTCGCAAAACACCCTCAACTGGGGAGCCCTGGCCGAGCGCCTGGACTACAACAGCTTTCCCCTGGGCGTGTTCGAACCCCATCCGGTGCGCGACCTCGCCACGGCCAGCTGGGCCGATTTCTGGCGCTTCGTGCGCACCGGGCAGGCGCCCGACCTGCCGGTGCGGTCCTGGCAGGCCCAGTATGTGATCCTCGACCTGACCAGGCCCTGGTTCGTCCTGGACCGGGGCTGCGAATTCGCGGCCGGGGCCTGCCGCGACGAGGACGTGGCCCGGGAGTTCAACGCCCAGGTCATCCGTGCCCGCCAGGAGCTGGAAACGGTCTACGACCAGGGCGGCTTTCTCATCCTGCGCCGACCGCAGCCCGTGGCTTCGCCGCAGCCGGCCCCGGTCGCGCCTTCCGGGGATGCGGCGCTGCCGCCGCCAACAGCCCCGAGCCCGGCCGCACCCGAGGGCGCGCCTTCGCCGGGAATGCCTGCCGCCCCCGGCGCGCCGGCCGTGCCTGCCGCGCCCGGGGCGACGACGGCCCCTTCCGGCGGGCCTGGCGCATCGACGCCGGCGCCGGCCGCGCCGGACGGCGTTTCGCCCCAGCCCCAGCCCGCGCCCGGGGCGACGGCGGTCCAGCCGGCCGCGCCAGGGACGGACGTGCCGCCCGGCGCGGGGGAAGTGGAAGTCGAGATCCTCGACCGCTTCCCGTCGAATTATCCGGGCAGGAAGGCCAAACTCGCGCCCCAACCCGCGCCCGCGCCGGAAGCCCCGCCGCAATCCCCGCCGCAATCCGGCGTGGAGGCCGCGCCGTCGCCCGAGGCCGTCTCCCCCGAGGGCCAGCCCGCGCCGGCCAGGAAGCGCCCCCGGCGCCACGAGGCCCCGGCCGTGGAAACCGCGCCCGGGCCCGAGGCCGGCGCGCTGACCGCGCCCCAGGGCGAGGCCCCGGACGTGCCCGAGGCGGCGCCGAAAAAGGAACGCCGCTCCCGCCGCCACAAAGAGCCCGTGGAAATTCCCGTGCCCGCGCCGGCCGAGGGAGGCGAGCGTGCGCCGGCTCCCTAG
- a CDS encoding oligosaccharide flippase family protein yields the protein MKRFLKQNIIILILLNSGNLFNYLFQLVVGRSMSPADFGGFNALNSTMVIFAAPLAIVPLVMARFTARFAITDMGLVRTLLSRAGLYATGLAIVAYGLGAACLPLLRSFLHIDAAAPILLMLGVMAGSFVLPVPWGMLQGLQRFTGYGLAGASNAFFRLLGALAFVLGLGWGVNGALLASLAGIVAAIGVNCYFLRDVFALRKSPLPKGLIKEVGTYSVGMLVSSVIVMILGNLDLVLVRHYCDAEGAGLYATAAILGRIAFYLPSVLMSVLFTEAASAKESGRNDLASLWTSMGLTALLGGGFALFCLVASSFVVKILFGASYTAAGPLLAVISAAMALLAVANILFVYFQARSEFGFVWFQVAGVGLFLGLVTVYHDTPMTVAWLLFSGIAVMLLGSLGWLVVRVRARKTKEVSHAG from the coding sequence GTGAAACGCTTTCTCAAGCAAAACATCATCATCCTGATCCTGCTCAACTCCGGCAACCTGTTCAATTACCTCTTCCAGCTGGTGGTGGGCCGGTCCATGAGCCCGGCCGATTTCGGCGGCTTCAACGCGCTCAATTCCACCATGGTCATCTTCGCCGCGCCGCTGGCCATCGTGCCCCTGGTCATGGCCCGGTTCACGGCCCGTTTCGCCATCACCGACATGGGCCTGGTGCGCACGCTGCTGTCCCGGGCCGGGCTCTACGCCACGGGCCTGGCCATCGTCGCCTACGGCCTGGGCGCGGCCTGCCTGCCGCTGTTGCGGTCCTTCCTGCACATCGATGCCGCCGCGCCCATCCTGCTCATGCTCGGCGTCATGGCCGGCTCCTTCGTGCTGCCCGTGCCCTGGGGCATGTTGCAGGGCTTGCAGCGTTTCACCGGCTACGGCCTGGCCGGGGCGTCCAACGCCTTTTTCCGGCTGCTGGGCGCGCTGGCCTTCGTCCTGGGCCTGGGCTGGGGCGTCAACGGCGCGCTGCTGGCCAGCCTGGCCGGCATCGTCGCGGCCATCGGCGTCAACTGCTATTTCCTGCGCGACGTCTTCGCCCTGCGAAAAAGCCCGCTGCCAAAGGGGCTTATTAAAGAAGTCGGCACCTATTCGGTGGGCATGCTCGTCTCCTCGGTCATCGTCATGATCCTCGGCAACCTCGACCTGGTGCTCGTGCGCCACTACTGCGACGCCGAGGGGGCCGGGCTCTACGCCACGGCGGCGATCCTGGGGCGCATCGCCTTCTACCTGCCCTCGGTGCTCATGAGCGTGCTGTTCACCGAGGCGGCCTCGGCCAAGGAATCGGGGCGCAACGACCTGGCGTCGTTGTGGACCTCCATGGGGCTCACGGCGCTTTTGGGCGGCGGCTTCGCGCTTTTTTGCCTGGTGGCCTCCTCCTTCGTGGTGAAGATCCTTTTTGGCGCCAGCTACACCGCCGCCGGGCCGCTGCTTGCCGTCATCAGCGCCGCCATGGCCTTGCTGGCCGTGGCCAACATCTTGTTCGTCTACTTCCAGGCCCGCTCGGAATTCGGCTTCGTCTGGTTCCAGGTGGCCGGGGTGGGGCTTTTCCTGGGGCTGGTCACGGTGTATCACGATACGCCCATGACCGTGGCCTGGCTGCTTTTTTCCGGCATCGCCGTCATGCTTCTGGGCTCGCTCGGCTGGCTCGTCGTCCGGGTGCGGGCCCGCAAAACCAAGGAAGTCTCCCATGCAGGTTGA
- a CDS encoding CGGC domain-containing protein, producing MPGACLRRLRPGRPNRCCSAFGCLKAAYAGEGAFAAYPDGVRVMGVINCAGCAGKRSHDKILRRVGALAASGVSAIHLSFCLLHGCLFVAKYEASINKAFPGLTVVRGSHPELPEEIEGPLLEEIGSWLTAPRKTVPEIGRDLRRSLGQAGS from the coding sequence TTGCCAGGCGCCTGCTTACGCCGCCTTCGGCCGGGCCGTCCGAATAGGTGTTGCAGCGCCTTTGGCTGCCTCAAGGCGGCGTATGCGGGCGAGGGGGCGTTCGCGGCCTATCCGGATGGCGTGCGGGTGATGGGGGTGATCAACTGCGCCGGTTGCGCGGGCAAGCGCAGCCACGACAAGATCCTGCGTCGGGTGGGGGCGTTGGCCGCCTCGGGCGTTTCGGCCATCCACCTGTCGTTTTGCCTGCTGCACGGCTGCCTGTTCGTGGCCAAATACGAGGCGTCGATCAACAAGGCCTTTCCGGGCCTGACCGTGGTTCGGGGCTCGCACCCCGAACTCCCGGAGGAGATCGAAGGACCGTTGCTGGAGGAAATCGGCTCTTGGCTGACGGCGCCGCGCAAGACGGTGCCGGAAATCGGCCGCGACCTGCGCCGGTCCCTGGGGCAGGCCGGGTCCTGA
- the aroC gene encoding chorismate synthase, protein MSGNTFGVLFRLTTYGESHGPALGGVVDGCPPGLALCEADIQRDLDRRRPGAGGLTGTARKEPDAVRLLSGVFEGQTTGTPIGFVIENTDQRSRDYEAAKNLLRPGHADGTYLAKYGRRDYRGGGRASARETAARVAGGAVAGAMLSPLGIDVTAYTVEFGGVPCAVTDAPGAASRPFCAADPDIVPAWEARARQAMATGDSLGGIVEVAATGVPAGLGEPVFDKLDARLAYALMGVGAVKGVEIGNGFAAARLTGSANNDPIVAPAASNNAGGILGGIANGQPLVVRAAVKPIPSIAVPQRTMDVRGKPAEIVVGGRHDRSAIPRVVPVLRAMVLLTLADMVLLQRRLGG, encoded by the coding sequence ATGAGCGGCAACACCTTCGGCGTCCTGTTCCGGTTGACGACCTACGGCGAGTCCCACGGGCCGGCCCTTGGCGGCGTCGTCGACGGCTGCCCGCCGGGGCTGGCGCTTTGCGAGGCCGACATCCAGCGCGACCTGGACCGCCGCCGCCCGGGCGCCGGGGGCTTGACCGGCACGGCCCGCAAGGAGCCCGACGCCGTGCGCCTGCTTTCCGGCGTCTTCGAGGGCCAGACCACGGGCACGCCCATCGGGTTCGTCATCGAGAACACCGACCAGCGCTCCCGGGACTACGAGGCGGCCAAGAACCTGCTGCGCCCCGGCCATGCCGACGGTACCTACCTCGCGAAGTACGGCCGGCGCGACTACCGGGGTGGCGGGCGGGCCTCGGCCCGGGAGACGGCGGCGCGGGTCGCCGGCGGGGCCGTGGCCGGGGCCATGCTGTCCCCCCTGGGCATCGACGTGACCGCCTACACCGTGGAATTCGGCGGCGTCCCCTGCGCCGTGACCGACGCCCCCGGCGCGGCCTCTCGGCCCTTTTGCGCCGCCGATCCGGACATCGTGCCGGCCTGGGAAGCCCGGGCCAGGCAGGCCATGGCCACGGGCGACAGCCTGGGCGGCATCGTGGAGGTCGCGGCCACGGGCGTGCCGGCCGGGCTTGGCGAGCCGGTCTTCGACAAGCTCGACGCCAGGCTGGCCTATGCGCTGATGGGCGTGGGCGCGGTCAAGGGCGTGGAGATCGGCAACGGCTTCGCCGCGGCCAGGCTCACCGGCTCGGCCAACAACGACCCCATCGTCGCCCCCGCCGCATCGAACAACGCCGGCGGCATCCTGGGCGGCATCGCCAACGGCCAGCCCCTGGTCGTCCGGGCGGCGGTCAAGCCCATCCCCTCCATCGCCGTGCCCCAGCGCACCATGGATGTGCGCGGCAAGCCGGCCGAAATCGTGGTCGGCGGCCGCCACGACCGCAGTGCCATTCCGCGGGTGGTGCCGGTCCTGCGGGCCATGGTGCTGCTGACCCTGGCCGACATGGTGCTGTTGCAGCGGCGACTGGGCGGCTGA
- a CDS encoding DUF6976 family protein → MRQTISSVADVKQKIEAGRKLLLAGDEEALRQLPKGDWLGGTIPYFISADKGGMVSRELICATDITDIVADMDIVTYGEGSLARVYAEGPKHGFSFIIIPTASKTHLSFALNAPNYKDFGVRPLIGWIAGVHLSDLGKKTPKVVNGRTGEMLEEGAVVLQAQLPEGKVAEIGIVNLFEQGDGDILTFSSDGFAAKDVMVNGEKRNFAAYIVKNKLDTKLPLVADYYGAMVNISFQDVDEVEGQVKFYAPVFTGIRYKHARPVADYVKVFNDRLCKECSIESDRVAFSCNCILNYLYSELEGKKTDPFTGPVTFGEIAYQLLNQTLVYLEIMDV, encoded by the coding sequence ATGCGACAGACCATTTCCAGTGTAGCGGACGTCAAGCAGAAGATCGAGGCAGGACGCAAGCTCCTTCTGGCCGGTGACGAGGAGGCTCTGCGCCAGTTGCCCAAGGGCGACTGGCTGGGCGGCACCATTCCCTACTTCATTTCCGCCGACAAGGGCGGCATGGTCAGCCGCGAGTTGATCTGCGCCACGGACATCACCGACATCGTCGCCGACATGGATATCGTCACCTACGGCGAAGGCAGCCTGGCCCGGGTCTACGCCGAGGGCCCCAAGCACGGATTCAGCTTCATCATCATTCCGACCGCCAGCAAGACCCATCTGTCTTTTGCGCTCAATGCGCCGAATTACAAAGATTTCGGGGTTCGCCCCCTCATCGGCTGGATCGCTGGCGTGCATTTGAGCGACCTGGGGAAAAAGACGCCCAAGGTCGTCAACGGCCGCACCGGCGAGATGCTGGAAGAAGGCGCCGTGGTGCTCCAGGCCCAACTGCCCGAAGGCAAGGTGGCCGAAATCGGTATCGTCAATCTTTTCGAGCAGGGCGACGGCGACATCCTCACCTTCTCCTCGGACGGCTTTGCCGCCAAGGACGTGATGGTCAACGGCGAGAAGCGCAACTTCGCCGCCTACATCGTCAAAAACAAGCTCGACACCAAACTGCCGCTCGTGGCCGACTACTACGGGGCCATGGTCAACATCAGCTTCCAGGACGTGGACGAGGTGGAAGGCCAGGTGAAGTTCTACGCCCCGGTGTTCACCGGCATCCGCTACAAGCACGCCCGGCCGGTGGCCGATTACGTCAAGGTCTTCAACGACCGGCTCTGCAAGGAGTGCTCCATCGAATCCGACCGCGTGGCCTTCTCCTGCAACTGCATCCTCAACTACCTGTATTCCGAACTGGAAGGCAAAAAGACCGACCCCTTCACCGGGCCGGTGACCTTCGGCGAGATCGCCTACCAGTTGCTGAACCAGACCCTGGTCTATCTGGAGATCATGGACGTCTAG
- a CDS encoding TetR family transcriptional regulator C-terminal domain-containing protein → MNDAARDRIIQAGAALMHRQGFQGTGLTEVLAAAKAPKGSFYHYFPSKEAFGLAVLEHVETQLGAMAHGILDAPGLTASAKFAAVIARFRDLAAQSGYGLGCPVGKLAQEMSEVSEAFRAHLAGRPTPMTGLLRAVITEGQSTGEFDPGLDADEAARFLANAWQGALMRMKVTRDPQPLTVFERFARRLLTPPSAGPSE, encoded by the coding sequence ATGAACGATGCCGCACGGGACCGCATCATCCAGGCCGGAGCCGCTCTCATGCACCGCCAGGGTTTCCAGGGAACGGGCCTGACGGAAGTGCTGGCGGCGGCCAAGGCACCCAAGGGTTCCTTTTATCATTATTTTCCGAGCAAGGAGGCCTTCGGGCTGGCCGTCTTGGAGCATGTCGAAACGCAACTCGGAGCCATGGCCCACGGCATCCTGGACGCGCCCGGGCTGACCGCTTCGGCCAAGTTCGCGGCGGTGATCGCCCGGTTTCGCGACCTTGCGGCCCAAAGCGGCTATGGCCTGGGCTGCCCGGTGGGCAAGCTGGCCCAGGAGATGAGCGAGGTGTCCGAGGCCTTCCGGGCGCATCTGGCGGGTCGGCCCACGCCCATGACCGGACTGTTGCGGGCCGTCATCACCGAGGGCCAATCCACGGGCGAGTTCGATCCCGGGCTTGACGCCGACGAGGCGGCGCGGTTTCTGGCCAATGCCTGGCAGGGAGCGCTCATGCGCATGAAGGTGACACGCGATCCGCAGCCGCTGACGGTTTTCGAGCGCTTTGCCAGGCGCCTGCTTACGCCGCCTTCGGCCGGGCCGTCCGAATAG
- a CDS encoding MerR family transcriptional regulator, whose protein sequence is MAETRLYSVAALAKLLDVPESTLHYWKNRFDDVLPSVGAGRGKRFRAEAVDIFRTIGRLLGQGFSAADVRTELARSLPINVSPQAVRAVEAAPAAMPAGDAALAMAAHIGSEIARSLVTHLHQHLTPPPAAVPGAAAEALKAELAAVRAENTAMTEKLRLLEAELVRLRKDRRELENYLVDKINALRRDDPAT, encoded by the coding sequence GTGGCCGAAACCCGCCTGTATTCCGTGGCCGCCCTGGCCAAACTGCTGGATGTCCCGGAATCCACCCTGCATTATTGGAAAAATCGCTTCGACGACGTGCTGCCGAGCGTCGGGGCCGGGCGGGGCAAGCGATTTCGGGCCGAGGCCGTGGATATTTTCCGGACCATCGGCCGGCTGCTCGGCCAGGGCTTTTCCGCGGCCGACGTGCGCACCGAACTGGCCCGCAGCCTTCCCATCAACGTCTCCCCGCAGGCGGTCCGGGCGGTCGAGGCCGCCCCGGCGGCCATGCCGGCCGGCGACGCGGCCCTGGCCATGGCCGCCCATATCGGCTCCGAGATCGCCCGCTCCCTGGTCACGCATTTGCACCAGCACCTGACGCCGCCGCCCGCCGCCGTGCCCGGCGCCGCGGCCGAGGCCCTCAAGGCGGAACTGGCCGCCGTGCGCGCCGAGAATACCGCCATGACCGAAAAACTGCGGCTTCTGGAAGCGGAACTGGTGCGGCTGCGCAAGGACCGGCGGGAGCTGGAAAACTATCTCGTGGACAAGATCAACGCCCTGCGCCGCGACGATCCGGCGACCTAG